In Schistocerca americana isolate TAMUIC-IGC-003095 chromosome 7, iqSchAmer2.1, whole genome shotgun sequence, a single genomic region encodes these proteins:
- the LOC124622986 gene encoding uncharacterized protein LOC124622986, protein MRKYDKLQQKATDETLTLDRRRTVVNLSSHTLGEATTAILAKGMNFAVAPKRVPKEDIIESVEASVRHLPQAEAEKIRQETVRVPNKAKPPKQNINAEEYHAIKELRDNPHLVVVEADKGNATVVLDTSDYNKRMEDILAEPIYKKLQGDPTAKQEEAKPEQCGNGRTQNKSVVM, encoded by the exons atgagaaagtacgacaaactacaacagaaagccacggacgaaacattgacgctggacaggcgacggacagtggtcaacctctccagccacaccttgggcgaagcaaccacagcaattctggccaaggggatgaatttcgcagtcgcacctaagagagttccaaaagaagatatcatagaatccgtagaggcttcggtacgtcatctgccacaggccgaggcggagaagatccggcaggaaacggtcagagttccgaataaagcaaagccaccgaagcaaaacatcaacgctgaggaataccatgccatcaaggaactcagggacaacccccacttagtagtggtagaggcagataagggcaacgccactgtagtcttggacacaagtgattacaacaaacgaatggaagatattctcgcagaacctatctacaagaaacttcagggagatccgacggccaag CAAGAAGAAGCTAAACCAGAGCAGTGTGGCAACGGCCGAACACAAAACAAGAGCGTGGTGATGTAG